The Syntrophobotulus glycolicus DSM 8271 DNA window ATAAACCGCTTCTTTTTTGGACATAAAAACTCCCTTTCGGTGTGGAAATCGTCTTTCAGTCCCGGGGCAGGGCAGCACTGATCGCGGCGAATTTTTTCAGGATCACGCGCATGGATTTCCAGGATTTGAGGCGATATTTAGCAGAGGTGTTGCCTAAGCCGATTTTAACGGTAAAAGCATCATCGGGCAGAGCGGAAAATAAGTCTTCATCCGTGAAATCATCACCGGCCGCAAAGATAAAGTCATAATCCTGATTCTGAACGAAGGAGGAGGACCCGTATCCTTTGCTGACCCGGCTGTCTTTTACTTCCAGGACTTTATTTCCTTCCTGCAGACCCAGGGTTGTTGATTGAATCATGGATAAGAGGATTTCTCTGACCTCACTCAGCTTCACGGCGGCCATATCCGGATCACACTGTCTGTAATGCAGGGCGATAGAATAGTCCTTTTCTTCAAGCAGGGACCCCGGCATCCGGTCAGTGTATAATTCCAGGGTGTGCCGGATGGATTCAATCCAATCATCATCCAGGGACAGGTTCATGATCCATTCCTGCTGGCCGGAATAGCGGAGCCATAGGCCGTGAGAGGCAATGATATTCAAATCGAGATCCCCGAACCATTCGTCCAGGGTATACCGTTCTCTTCCGGAAATCAGGACAACAGTGTTGCGGGGATCATTGATCAGCTCCCGCAAAAGGCTTTTTAATTCTTCATCGGGTTTGGCCTGGCCGGGTATGGAGTTAAAACCGACTAAAGTCCCGTCGTAATCTAAAAAAAGTATTCTCTTTGCGGCCTTTTCATAAGCATATTCTATGTGATAGCTGTCTCTTTCAATCCCTCTCTGGTAGATGATTTCGGCTGATTCCAGGGAAAAACGGTTCAGCGTATTTAAGAACTCACTGGCCCAGAATCCGACGTGATAACGCTGGATTCTCCTGGACATCATCTTGTTGCGGGCGATTTTTTCCTCCCGGGGCATGGCAAGAGCCTTTTTCAGGCCGCGGGCAATCGCGTTGTAATCATTGGCATTGACAATAACGGCTTCACTGAGTTCACTGGCCGCGCCCGCCGTCTCGCTGATCACAACCATCCCTTCATAATCGGTCCGGGAGGCGATGTATTCTTTGGCCACCAGGTTCATCCCGTCTCTGAGAGGGGTAACGAGCAGGACATCGGAATGCCGGTATAACGTGATCAGGCTTTCCTGGGTAAAGGTCCGGAAGAAAAACCAGATGGGCATCCAGGTGAAGGTGCCGTACTTGCCGTTGATATCACTGACCAGTTCTTTAATTTCTTTTCTTAGCCGGTCATAGCTGTCGACATCAATCCGCGAGGGAGCGACAATCAAGTTCAGGCGAACTTTACCCCGGTACTCGGGGTTTTGGGCCAGGAAACGGCTGAATCCCTTGATGCGCTCCGGAATACCTTTGGTATAATCCAGACGGTCGATCGACAGAATCATTTTGATTCCTTTGGTCTTCTCGATAATTTCCCTGGTTTCCTCCTGTGAAGCGGGGGTTTCATGCTCCCGTGCAAAAAATTCATAATCAATGCCCATCGGAAAGGCGTCTACCTGAACATAGCGGTCTTCATAGCTTACCCGGTTGAAATTGGTTTCCAGATCCAGCAGGCGGCGGATGCTGCTTAAAAAGTGCCGCGCATATTCATAGGTGTGGAAACCGATCAGATCGGCCCCCAGTAAGCCCAGGAGGATTTCCTCGCGCCAGATCAGCAGCCGGAAAATTTCAAAGGAAGGAAAGGGGATATGGAGGAAAAAGCCGATTTGGGCGGCAGGATATTTTTCTTTAATCATTTGAGGCAAGAGCATCAAGTGGAAATCGTGAATCCAGATCACATCATCTTCCTCAATCACGGACTCTATGGTCTGGAAAAATTTCAGGTTCACCAATTTGTAGGCTTCCCAGGATTCCGCCTCATAAGTGGTCTTGCTGGTAAAATAGTGAAACAGGGGCCAGATCGTCCGATTGCAGAAGATATTATAGTAAAGGTCAACCTCTTCTTCTGTTAAAAAAACAGGGAGACATTGATGGTTCTCCAGCAGTTCTTTCTGAACTGCTTTTTTCTCTTCCCGGTTCATTTTTTCGTCCGCGATCCCGGGCCAGCCGACCCAGAGGCCGTTTGATTGCTCATGGTAGCTTTTTAAACCGGTGGCGAGTCCGCCGATGCTCTTTTGATAGGTGAAGCCTTCATTCGTATTTTTTTGTACAGTGACAGGTAAACGGTTGGAAGCAAAGATAATTTTACTCATTAGTATTCTCCTAAGATTAAAGTAATATAAAGTCTTCTTTCATTTCAGGAAAACATTTAATGAATGAAATGGCTATCCCCCAAGACTAAGGCAGACAGCCAATTGATTTTTTGATTGTGTATTCGGTTGAGCAGTTTTGTCAGATGTCCGATTTTCCGGATGAACAGCCAACCGCCTGCGAGCTGAGAAAAACATCTATTTTAGCAGAAGGGATATAATAAAACCCTTCTTTTTTCTGGCTTTCGTTTTCTTCGATCAGATTAATCAGGTATGAGGGATCCACATTCAGCCAATCGCTGAAGCTTTGCAGCCATTTTTCGGGTAAAGGGTTGACAATAAGCAGGTTGGAATTTTTCAGAAAAGATTTCGCCTTAGGTGAAACAGTTTTATAGGTTCCGAATACGGTCCAGATTTCCAGCGGATAATCTTGATGCAGAGTCTTGCTGATATAATAAAGCCTTGCCAGCTGGTCGACAAATTCAGTGATGCTCCAAAATTTTTCAGGGAAATCCAAAAATACCCTGACCGGACAGGTGAGATGTTTTTGCACGGCCCAGGTGGATAAACATTCCAGAAAGGTAATTACTCTGGGGGCGTAATCACAGGCGCAATAGCAGATGCCCGATTTTTGGGGGTTGGCAATCCAGCTGATGTCGGGATCATAGGGGTGAACGATTGTTGTCGGATGTTTGGAGGGTGTAGACCAAATTCGCTTTTCTGAATCTGTCAGGACAAAATTGAAAGATTCATGTTGAAAGAAATTTCCTGTCTGAAGGATGTCCCAAATAAGACGGGTTTTCCCTGAGCCTGCTTCTCCCACAATGAAATGGTTTCCGGGGAGAAAACCTGTAAATGGTTTGATTTGCTGCTCCATGGGCATTACTTCCTTTCTTAATCAAAGCATAAGATTCTCGTTAATGCTTGGTGCCAATCCGAACAATATGAAGCTGTAATTTTTTATGAAAAATTTGCTCATCATCCTTTCTCAGTAAAAATATGCGTAAATTTTCTGTTAAATGTGTTACTTTAAAGATTCTACAAAAAAAGTGTTTTCCCTTTTTGCATTTCTAAATATGTTTTTGCGGGGTTCAGCAAGGCTGAACAGGGATTTTATTGCCCGAAGCGGTCATTTTTGTTATATTTATGTATATGCTTGGGTTAAGGGTGGTGAAAAAATGAAATTATCCAGACAAGAAGTGGAACATGTCGCTTTATTGGCCAGACTTGAACTGAGTGAAGAGGAGATCGGCCGCTACACGGAACAGTTGAATTCTGTTCTTGGACATGCGGAAATGCTGCAGAAGCTGGACACAACGGGGATTATGCCAACTGCTCATGCCGTTGAATTATATAATGTTATGCGTGATGATGAGGTAAAAGCATCTATTGAACAGGAAAAAGCCCTGCAAAACGCCCCTGATTCTGAAGGCGGCTTTTTCCGCGTTCCGAGGATTGTTTAGCCATCATCCGAAAGGAGATTCGGTATGGATTTATTGACGAAATCACTTGATGAGCTGCATCTGATGCTGGTAAAGAGAGAAATCAGCTCCAAAGAACTGACGGAACGGTTCTTAAAGAGAGTGTGCTCAGTAGAGGCCGGGGTGCAGGCCTTTTTGCAGGTAAACAGGGAAGATGCCTTGGCCAGAGCCGAAGAGGCGGATCAGAAAATCGCGGCGGGAGCGGAAATCGGAATTCTGGAAGGAATCCCCATGGCTCTTAAGGATAATCTGTGTACGGCGGGAATCAAAACAACCTGTGGTTCAAAGATTCTGGAGAACTTTGTCCCTCCCTACAATGCAGAGGTAACGGAAAGGCTGGCGAAGGCGGGTGCTGTTCTGATCGGCAAGCTGAACATGGATGAATTCGCCATGGGGTCTTCCAATGAAAATTCCGGGTTTTACCCGGTCAAGAATCCCTGGGACCTTGAACGAGTGCCGGGCGGGTCCTCCGGAGGCTCGGCGGCTGCGGTTGCCGCCCGGGAAGTGGCGTATTCTCTCGGTTCGGATACGGGCGGGTCTATCCGCCAGCCGGCGTCCTTCTGCGGTGTGGTCGGGCTTAAGCCGACATATGGCGCGGTATCGCGATTTGGTCTGGTCGCTTTTGCTTCGTCGCTGGACCAGATCGGTCCCTTGACAAAGACGGTCAGGGACAATGCTCATGTTCTCAATGTCATTGCCGGGCATGATCCGAAGGATTCCACTTCTGTGCCGTATTCAAAGCCCGATTACACAGGGTTTATGATCAATTCCGTGCAAGGCCTGAGAATCGGAGTGCCGAAGGAATTTTTTGCGCAGGGCCTGAATCCGGAAGTGGAACAGGTGATCAGGAAGGCGTTAAGCACTTATGAAAAAATGGGGGCGGAAATCGGAGAGTGCTCCCTGCCCCATATGGAATATGCTCTGCCGGTCTACTATATCATTGCCACGGCTGAGGCCAGTTCCAACCTGGCCCGCTATGACGGGGTAAAGTACGGATTCCGGGCTGAGGCTGAGGATATGATTGAGATGTATAAAAGGACCAGGGCTCAGGGCTTTGGGGAAGAGGTCAAAAGACGGATTATGCTGGGTACATACGCCTTATCCTCAGGTTATTATGATGCCTATTATCTGAAGGCCCAAAAGGTCAGGACCCTGATCAGACAGGATTTTGCCAAAATATTTGAGGATTTTGATGTGATTATTTCTCCAACCGCCCCGACCGTGGCGTATAAGCTGGGGGAAAGATCGGACCCATTGGCGATGTATATGGGTGATGTCTATACCATTCCGGTTAATCTGGCCGGGCTGCCCAGTATTTCCGTTCCGGCCGGTTTTGCCGGCGGACTGCCTGTGGGATTGCAGATTATCGGCAGGCATTTTGACGAAGGAAGACTTTATCAGGCGGCATATGCATTTGAGCAAAGCACGGATTTCCACAAGGCAGTGCCTGCTTTGTCCGGGGAGGTATTGTGAGATGGGATGGAATGATACGTATGATATGGTCTGCGGTGTGGAAGTCCATGTCGAGATGGCCACGAAAACCAAGATTTTCTGCGGCTGTACCACGGAGTTCGGCGGGGAGGAAAATACTCATGTTTGTCCGGTTTGCCTGGGGCTGCCGGGTGTGCTGCCGGTACTGAACAGGGAGGTCGTTAATCTGGCCATCAAGGCCGGGCTGGCGTTGAACTGCCAAATCGCGGAGTACTCCAAATTTGACCGAAAAAACTATTATTATCCCGATCTGCCCAAGAACTATCAGACCTCCCAGTATGACCTGCCTGTTTGTCAGGACGGCTGGATCGAGATTGAAACAAGCGGCGGGATGAAAAGAATCGGCATCATCCGGGCCCATATGGAAGAGGATGCCGGTAAGCTTGTGCACAGTGGGGAAACGATTACCACCTCGGCCAGTTCCAATGTGGATTACAACAGAACGGGAGTTCCCCTTCTGGAAATCGTGTCGGCTCCGGATATGAATTCGATCGACGAGGTTATCGCTTATTTGGAAAGCCTGGTCCAGATTATTGATTATGCCGCAATATCCGATTGCAGGATGGAGCAGGGCTCGGTACGCTTTGATATTAATGTTTCCCTGAAGCCGCACGGCGGCGGGGAGCTGGGTATCAGGACGGAGATCAAGAATTTAAATTCTTTCAGCTCCGTAAGACGGTGTCTGGAATATGAGCTTGAGCGTCAGGCCGATGTTTTGGATGAGGGGGGAGCAGTGATCCAGGAAACCAGAACCTGGGACGAAGGCCGGGGAATGACCCTCTCTCTCCGATCAAAGGAGGAGGCCCATGATTACAGGTATTTCCCGGAGCCTGATCTGATGCCGATCGTGATTGACCGGGAATGGGTGGAAAACATCAGGCAGACCTTGCCGGAGCTTCCGGCTGCCAGGAGGGCCAGACTGGTTTCCCTGGGCTTGTCTGCTTATGATGCCGGGGTAATCACGGCCTCCAGGGAAATGGCGGTCTATTTCGATCAGGCCCTAAGGCATTTTGCTGATCCGAAAATGCTGGCTAACTGGGTGACGGGGGATTTGAGCGCCCTGTTGAAGGCCAATAATGCTGCCTTTGCCGCCAGTCCGGTTGCACCTGAGGGGCTGGCCGAAATGCTTTCCATGATTGCCGGGGGGGAAATCAGCGGCAAGATGGCCAAGGAAGTGCTTCAGGAGATGTATGCTACCGGTAAAACGGCAGGGGAAATTGTTCAGGCCAAGGGACTGGCTCAGATCAGTGATGAGGGCGCTTTAACCAGGATTATTGAGAATGTCCTGGCCGCCAACCCCAAATCTGTGGAAGAATTTAAGGCCGGCAAGGACAAGGTGATCGGCTTTCTGGTCGGTCAGGTGATGAAAGAAACCAAAGGCCAGGCCAATCCCGGCTTAGTGAATAAGATGCTGAAGGATATGATGTCCTGATCAGGGAGCAAACTGATCAGGGAACAAGCTGATCCGGAAAATATTGTTTGAATTTTAATCAGAGAGGTCAATTGGGTGAGCGCATGGCGAAAATACCGGATAGTGGTTTAGTGATTGTGGATACAACACTGCGGGATGGGGAACAAACCGCGGGGGTGGCATTCTCCAATAAGGAGAAAATCAGAATCGCCGAAATGCTGGATGACCTCGGGGTCCATCAGATTGAGGCCGGTATTCCTGTGATGGGCGGCTATGAGTCCGATACGATCTCCGCTATCTGCAAGCTCGGTCTGAAGGCCAGTATTATGGGCTGGAGCCGGGCCTTGATCCGGGATGTCGACGCTTCCCTGGCCTGTGGCTGTGATGCGGTCTCGGTCTCGATTTCTGTTTCGGATATTCATCTGAAGTATAAGCTCAAGACCTCGCGCGCCGCGGTTTTGGAGATGATGGCCAAAGCTGTGGGGCATGCCAAAAAACATGTCGATTATATTTCGGTCAATGCTGAGGATTCTTCCCGTTCCGAGATGGATTTTTTGACGGAGTTTGCCCGGGAAGCCAAGAGAGCGGGGGCGGACCGGATCTGTTATTGTGATACGGTGGGAATTCTTGATCCCTTTGCCGCCTATGAACAGGTGAAGAGCTTGAGAGAGGGGACCGGGATCGAGGTCGAAATGCACACCCACAATGATTTTGGAATGGCGACGGCCAATACGCTGGCCGGTGTCAGGGCAGGGGCCAGGTTTGTGGGGGTAACGGTCAATGGTCTGGGGGAAAGGGCCGGCAACGCTGCTCTGGAAGAGGTCGTGATGGCCCTGAAACACCTGCGGAAGGTAGATACCGGTATAAAGACTGAAAAATTTGTGGAGGTATCGGAATATGTGTCCAGAGCGGCAGGCCGCCTGCTCCCTTCTTGGAAGGCCATTGTGGGAAGTCATATGTTTGCTCATGAGTCCGGTGTTCATGCGGACGGCGCGTTAAAGAACCCGGTGACTTATGAGGTCTTTGAACCGCGGGAGGTTGGCCTGCAGCGCCAGATCATTATCGGCAAGCATTCCGGGACGGCTTCTCTGAAGGGCAAGTTCAGGGAATACGGGATAGAGCTTTCCGATGAACAGGCCGGAAAAATCCTGAAACATGTCCGATCCCTGGCCATAGACATGAAGCGTTCCCTTTTTGATAAAGAACTGATCTATATTTATGAGGATTTAATCCATAGGAAAAATGAAAAATGAAAGAAGCAAAGTGGAATTTCTGGCAGGCCTTATTTGTGATCCTGCTGATCTATGGGGCGGAAGTGTTTTTGGGCTGGATGAATCCTTCCCTCAATGTGGAAATTTTAACGGGGTTTTTGAAGTATTTCGGTATTGGTATCGGGGAAACTTTGCTTGTCCTTCTGGGGCTGTTCTTATTCATCAAAATCATCAGGGCTTCCTTTGCCGATCTTGGCTTAAGCTCCCTCAAACCTGTCCACCTGTTTACCGGTTTGACCGGGGGAATTTTTTTGTTCGCCATTACAGGGCTGCTGGGAACGTTCATTGCCAGTATCCTGGGGACTCCTTCTCCTCAGAGCTTTGCTATGGCGGTAAGCGGTGCGGACAGTATTTGGAAATATGTTTTTCTCTTCATTCTCGGGGGATTGCTGGCCCCTTTTCAGGAAGAGGTCATATTCAGGGGCCTGATTTATCCACCCTTGCGGGGGGATTACGGGAAGTGGAAGGGGATATTGCTGACCGCGACGTTTTTTGCGGCCATGCATTTTGACCTGATGCGTTTTATTCCCCTGCTGGCCGGCGGCATTGTCCTGACCTGGCTGTATGAGCAGAGCAAGAGCTTATGGCCGGCGGTCATCGCCCACTCAACCTGGAACATCTTGATGATCATCCTGATTATCGTGCAGAAGGGGTTATAGGGGCGGAAAGGCAAAAAATTAATTAAATGTAATGAAAAAAATACATGAATGATCAATACATAGAGATAAAAGCATAGAGATAAAAACATAAAGATCATACATCAAGATAAATGAACAGGGATAAAGATCGCAAAATGAGATATCCACAAAAAATATAGGGCCAAGAGATCGGGCAAGATAGCCGTAAAAGGATAAACAGGAAATTGACCGGGTAAGTTTAGATGAGCAGACGATATAGAGGGGTAAGTTTAGCCGGTGATCAGACGATATCCGGATAATAGGTAAAAAAGTGAGTAAAAAGACTGAGCCTGAAAGAAAAACTGAGGAAGTCGAAATCGTCCGCTTATCTTCGGAAGGAGCGGGGGTAGGGCAAATCAGGGGAAAGACAGTATTTGTCCCCGGGATGCTTCCGGGAGAAAAAGGAACTGTCACTGTAACCGAGGAGAAAAAGACCTACCTGCGGGGGAGGCTGGTGAAGCTTGAACGGATTTCCCCCGCCAGAAGGCTTCCTTCCTGTGCCGTTTTTGAACAATGCGGGGGCTGCAGTGTCCAGCATCTGAGCTATGAGGATACACTGCAATGGAAGCAGTCTGTAGTCCGGGACGCGCTCTTGAGAATCGGCAGGCTGGAGGTCGAGGTGCGTCCGGTTATCGGCATGGAAGATCCCTGGGAGTACAGGAATAAGGCCGTCTTGCATTGTGACCGCCGAGGCCGGCTTGGTTATTACGCCAAAAACAGCAATGACCTGGTGGAGTTCCCTCACTGCAAGCTGCTTCCGCAAACCATGAACGCAAAGATCAAGGCTCTCCGCCAGGTTTTGGGAGCCGGCAAATATGATGTTCAAGAGGTTGTTTTCCGGGAAAACAGCCGGCAGGAAACTTTGATCTGCCTGAAGGGCAAGATGACCGGAGAAGAGGCGGACAGGCTCAGCAGGGCAATCCGGCCTTCCTTTCAGGCTGCAGCGGATATCCGGGGAGAATGGCAGGCGGATACCGGGCTGCCGGATGAGAAATGTTCGATCATCATTCAGCAGGGTGACCGGGAAATGCCCGGTCAGGGCCGGCCATCTCTCAAGGGTGATCAGGGTGTGCCAAGCTTTGGCTTGCCG harbors:
- a CDS encoding CPBP family intramembrane glutamic endopeptidase, which codes for MKEAKWNFWQALFVILLIYGAEVFLGWMNPSLNVEILTGFLKYFGIGIGETLLVLLGLFLFIKIIRASFADLGLSSLKPVHLFTGLTGGIFLFAITGLLGTFIASILGTPSPQSFAMAVSGADSIWKYVFLFILGGLLAPFQEEVIFRGLIYPPLRGDYGKWKGILLTATFFAAMHFDLMRFIPLLAGGIVLTWLYEQSKSLWPAVIAHSTWNILMIILIIVQKGL
- a CDS encoding bifunctional alpha,alpha-trehalose-phosphate synthase (UDP-forming)/trehalose-phosphatase, whose amino-acid sequence is MSKIIFASNRLPVTVQKNTNEGFTYQKSIGGLATGLKSYHEQSNGLWVGWPGIADEKMNREEKKAVQKELLENHQCLPVFLTEEEVDLYYNIFCNRTIWPLFHYFTSKTTYEAESWEAYKLVNLKFFQTIESVIEEDDVIWIHDFHLMLLPQMIKEKYPAAQIGFFLHIPFPSFEIFRLLIWREEILLGLLGADLIGFHTYEYARHFLSSIRRLLDLETNFNRVSYEDRYVQVDAFPMGIDYEFFAREHETPASQEETREIIEKTKGIKMILSIDRLDYTKGIPERIKGFSRFLAQNPEYRGKVRLNLIVAPSRIDVDSYDRLRKEIKELVSDINGKYGTFTWMPIWFFFRTFTQESLITLYRHSDVLLVTPLRDGMNLVAKEYIASRTDYEGMVVISETAGAASELSEAVIVNANDYNAIARGLKKALAMPREEKIARNKMMSRRIQRYHVGFWASEFLNTLNRFSLESAEIIYQRGIERDSYHIEYAYEKAAKRILFLDYDGTLVGFNSIPGQAKPDEELKSLLRELINDPRNTVVLISGRERYTLDEWFGDLDLNIIASHGLWLRYSGQQEWIMNLSLDDDWIESIRHTLELYTDRMPGSLLEEKDYSIALHYRQCDPDMAAVKLSEVREILLSMIQSTTLGLQEGNKVLEVKDSRVSKGYGSSSFVQNQDYDFIFAAGDDFTDEDLFSALPDDAFTVKIGLGNTSAKYRLKSWKSMRVILKKFAAISAALPRD
- the nifV gene encoding homocitrate synthase, which encodes MAKIPDSGLVIVDTTLRDGEQTAGVAFSNKEKIRIAEMLDDLGVHQIEAGIPVMGGYESDTISAICKLGLKASIMGWSRALIRDVDASLACGCDAVSVSISVSDIHLKYKLKTSRAAVLEMMAKAVGHAKKHVDYISVNAEDSSRSEMDFLTEFAREAKRAGADRICYCDTVGILDPFAAYEQVKSLREGTGIEVEMHTHNDFGMATANTLAGVRAGARFVGVTVNGLGERAGNAALEEVVMALKHLRKVDTGIKTEKFVEVSEYVSRAAGRLLPSWKAIVGSHMFAHESGVHADGALKNPVTYEVFEPREVGLQRQIIIGKHSGTASLKGKFREYGIELSDEQAGKILKHVRSLAIDMKRSLFDKELIYIYEDLIHRKNEK
- the gatC gene encoding Asp-tRNA(Asn)/Glu-tRNA(Gln) amidotransferase subunit GatC is translated as MKLSRQEVEHVALLARLELSEEEIGRYTEQLNSVLGHAEMLQKLDTTGIMPTAHAVELYNVMRDDEVKASIEQEKALQNAPDSEGGFFRVPRIV
- the gatB gene encoding Asp-tRNA(Asn)/Glu-tRNA(Gln) amidotransferase subunit GatB, producing the protein MGWNDTYDMVCGVEVHVEMATKTKIFCGCTTEFGGEENTHVCPVCLGLPGVLPVLNREVVNLAIKAGLALNCQIAEYSKFDRKNYYYPDLPKNYQTSQYDLPVCQDGWIEIETSGGMKRIGIIRAHMEEDAGKLVHSGETITTSASSNVDYNRTGVPLLEIVSAPDMNSIDEVIAYLESLVQIIDYAAISDCRMEQGSVRFDINVSLKPHGGGELGIRTEIKNLNSFSSVRRCLEYELERQADVLDEGGAVIQETRTWDEGRGMTLSLRSKEEAHDYRYFPEPDLMPIVIDREWVENIRQTLPELPAARRARLVSLGLSAYDAGVITASREMAVYFDQALRHFADPKMLANWVTGDLSALLKANNAAFAASPVAPEGLAEMLSMIAGGEISGKMAKEVLQEMYATGKTAGEIVQAKGLAQISDEGALTRIIENVLAANPKSVEEFKAGKDKVIGFLVGQVMKETKGQANPGLVNKMLKDMMS
- a CDS encoding class I SAM-dependent RNA methyltransferase codes for the protein MSKKTEPERKTEEVEIVRLSSEGAGVGQIRGKTVFVPGMLPGEKGTVTVTEEKKTYLRGRLVKLERISPARRLPSCAVFEQCGGCSVQHLSYEDTLQWKQSVVRDALLRIGRLEVEVRPVIGMEDPWEYRNKAVLHCDRRGRLGYYAKNSNDLVEFPHCKLLPQTMNAKIKALRQVLGAGKYDVQEVVFRENSRQETLICLKGKMTGEEADRLSRAIRPSFQAAADIRGEWQADTGLPDEKCSIIIQQGDREMPGQGRPSLKGDQGVPSFGLPFLKENINGLMFKVSYNAFQQVNLRQTEVLYNTVLQMAGRSQGQADKDKSNQETPSGVEGTEQSSKTADKEIADDKVDDHTVVRKRIKQVWDLYCGIGTITLLLAGMAENVTGMEENSLAIADAAQNAAENKISNVKFIEGRVEDRIGEQKDRPDLVVVDPPRAGMNKRVIAALLDRKPQSIIYVSCDPATMARDVGMLANGMEIPEGKGAGLKRLKGAYRVVEVQPVDMFGWTESVECVVKLERR
- the gatA gene encoding Asp-tRNA(Asn)/Glu-tRNA(Gln) amidotransferase subunit GatA is translated as MDLLTKSLDELHLMLVKREISSKELTERFLKRVCSVEAGVQAFLQVNREDALARAEEADQKIAAGAEIGILEGIPMALKDNLCTAGIKTTCGSKILENFVPPYNAEVTERLAKAGAVLIGKLNMDEFAMGSSNENSGFYPVKNPWDLERVPGGSSGGSAAAVAAREVAYSLGSDTGGSIRQPASFCGVVGLKPTYGAVSRFGLVAFASSLDQIGPLTKTVRDNAHVLNVIAGHDPKDSTSVPYSKPDYTGFMINSVQGLRIGVPKEFFAQGLNPEVEQVIRKALSTYEKMGAEIGECSLPHMEYALPVYYIIATAEASSNLARYDGVKYGFRAEAEDMIEMYKRTRAQGFGEEVKRRIMLGTYALSSGYYDAYYLKAQKVRTLIRQDFAKIFEDFDVIISPTAPTVAYKLGERSDPLAMYMGDVYTIPVNLAGLPSISVPAGFAGGLPVGLQIIGRHFDEGRLYQAAYAFEQSTDFHKAVPALSGEVL